From Hemiscyllium ocellatum isolate sHemOce1 chromosome 40, sHemOce1.pat.X.cur, whole genome shotgun sequence, one genomic window encodes:
- the LOC132834550 gene encoding probable G-protein coupled receptor 139, producing the protein MAPANLVAILILCRGRCGLSRCISLYLVAIAVTDFLVIVNGCILNRIDRIYFRNSALSTTPGCKLTTLLIFATRDCSVWLTVAFTFDRFVVIGLHSLKTRYCTEKSALLVIGMVCSLSCIQNAPFYIIFKPLYYVDGVPWFCVIKSFYYTVSAWQAFNSLDHILTPILPFLLILLLNTLTVRIILVASRARRRLRSSENHGDTEMANRRRSIVLLFAISLSFLLLWVTHVIQFLYVRITGVGYFNSLDFNDPQYILQETTNMLQILSSCNNIFIYAVTQNKFREELKQVLIYPFTIFIAVLNRKPQ; encoded by the exons ATGgcgcctg CGAACTTGGTGGCAATTTTAATCCTTTGCCGTGGACGATGTGGTCTGTCCCGGTGCATCTCACTCTACCTGGTGGCGATCGCAGTGACTGATTTCCTTGTCATTGTCAATGGGTGCATCCTTAATCGGATCGACCGAATCTACTTTCGTAATAGTGCCCTGTCTACTACTCCTGGATGCAAACTCACTACTCTGCTGATCTTTGCCACTCGGGATTGCTCGGTCTGGCTGACAGTGGCCTTCACCTTTGACCGTTTTGTGGTCATTGGCTTACACAGCCTGAAGACAAGATATTGTACTGAGAAATCTGCATTGCTGGTCATAGGAATGGTCTGTTCCTTGAGTTGCATACAAAACGCTCCTTTCTACATCATCTTTAAGCCCTTGTACTATGTGGATGGGGTGCCCTGGTTCTGCGTCATCAAGTCCTTCTATTACACAGTGTCCGCTTGGCAGGCCTTCAATTCGCTGGATCACATATTAACTCCTATTCTCCCCTTCCTCCTCATTCTGCTGCTCAATACCTTGACAGTACGAATTATCTTAGTTGCTAGCAgggcccgcaggagactccggagCTCAGAGAATCATGGAGACACAGAGATGGCGAATCGCAGGAGATCCATCGTCCTGCTGTTCGCCATCTCACTCAGCTTCCTCCTCCTATGGGTCACTCATGTCATACAGTTTCTCTATGTGCGAATTACTGGTGTGGGTTACTTTAACAGCCTGGACTTCAATGATCCACAATACATCCTTCAAGAGACGACCAATATGCTCCAAATACTCAGTTCCTGTAACAATATTTTCATCTATGCTGTGACCCAGAACAAATTCCGAGAGGAGTTGAAGCAAGTCCTAATTTATCCCTTTACCATTTTCATTGCTGTTTTAAACAGGAAACCGCAGTAA